In uncultured Bacteroides sp., one genomic interval encodes:
- a CDS encoding TonB-dependent receptor, with the protein MNKIQLSRETFSKKFLTALIITSLFSTVGSMNAIAGVWSVNATHDISDQQQQGITLKGTVVDSKGESVIGASIIEKGTKNNGAITDIDGKFTLKVRPNATLVVSYIGFQKQEVPVGGKTVISVVLKDNTELLQEVVVVGYGVQKKENLTGAVSTVDVAKVFGSKPINDMQKGLQGMVPGLTITFKSGELNSTPDIKIRGLGSLNGTGAPLLLLDGVEISDLSLVNPSDIANISVLKDAASSSIYGARAAFGVVLITTKTGAGTQDKVQVQYTNNLALNYRMNLPEYSDPIKELEAGTLANNRAGIANPEVFGMYFPQLIKGITTWKEKYANNRKGNEMVYGEDWEMIGGQAYFYRVWNPFDEMLNKSTFQQNHNVSVSGTSNKTTYNISMGYSTQDGWLKQAKENDYSKLNGSLSLNTDVTNWLNLGVKVMLVDTKTKYPYAYQNYYQYFMRWGAYFPFGTYEGKEFRHSAGFLRQANTCEKGDILNRYSVNATAKIIDGLTFKTDFTYGTKRYSDHQTGGTTMAYNFWTNGNPYSYINAPGGSTDETNFTEITEDNWAFNGYFTYDKMFVKKHTIKLMAGTNAEYTSYKKVYAQGKQLMSSDFGQIGLTSGLKDANSASRETAVAGFFFRGNYDYKGKFLFEVNGRYDGSSRFPTKDQWGFFPSASVGYRISEESFMDPVKPYLSNLKLRASYGSIGNQDVGSSTELGDIYQFLPVMTTGSAYWIENGKKVSTVGNPRAIASSLTWETITTADLGIDARFFNDELGVSADWFQRTTSDMLAPGKTLPDVFGTTMPKMNAGTMRTRGWEIALDFNHRFNKDLSIYATASLSDYKSELTKYDNDTKILNSNYKGKEIGEIWGFVTDRYWNSNDSRADIVAYQGKLEKGNFQYGAGDIKYADLNGNGFLDWGKSTLDDHGDLKRIGNSTPRYQYAFKLGAQYKDFDFEVTLQGVAKRDLWLPGDVYIPYYSRADVLWNHQLDYWTEDNQNTFYPRLYPGNSGTGNVSGVESGINNFYPQSKYLVNAAYLRLKNLTFGYTLPSALSKKVYMQKFRIYVSGQNLLTFDNMGALPLDPEINTGEGLTSGGYGRTAPFSRTYSFGIQATF; encoded by the coding sequence ATGAACAAAATTCAACTATCTAGGGAAACATTCTCAAAGAAGTTTCTCACGGCGTTAATCATTACTTCCCTCTTCTCTACAGTCGGGAGTATGAACGCTATCGCAGGTGTTTGGAGTGTTAATGCTACTCATGATATATCTGATCAGCAGCAACAAGGCATTACTCTAAAGGGAACAGTGGTCGATTCAAAGGGTGAATCCGTAATTGGCGCAAGCATTATTGAAAAGGGAACAAAGAATAATGGAGCTATCACTGATATTGATGGTAAGTTTACTTTGAAAGTAAGACCAAATGCTACATTAGTGGTTTCCTATATTGGTTTCCAGAAGCAGGAAGTTCCTGTAGGTGGTAAAACAGTTATAAGTGTTGTTTTAAAAGACAATACTGAGTTACTGCAAGAAGTAGTAGTTGTGGGTTATGGCGTACAAAAGAAAGAAAATCTGACTGGTGCTGTAAGTACAGTTGATGTAGCTAAGGTTTTTGGCAGTAAGCCTATCAATGATATGCAAAAAGGTTTGCAAGGTATGGTGCCGGGTTTAACTATTACATTCAAATCTGGAGAACTAAATTCAACTCCAGATATTAAAATTCGTGGTTTGGGCTCTTTAAATGGTACAGGTGCTCCATTGTTGCTGCTTGATGGTGTTGAAATATCCGATTTAAGTCTGGTGAATCCTAGTGATATTGCTAACATCTCAGTTCTAAAGGATGCTGCTTCTTCATCAATCTATGGTGCTCGTGCTGCATTTGGTGTAGTATTGATCACAACTAAAACAGGGGCTGGAACGCAAGATAAGGTTCAGGTACAATATACAAATAACCTAGCCTTGAATTATCGAATGAATTTACCGGAATATTCAGACCCTATAAAAGAGTTAGAAGCTGGAACTCTTGCTAATAATAGAGCAGGAATTGCTAATCCTGAGGTGTTTGGTATGTATTTTCCTCAATTGATAAAAGGAATTACAACCTGGAAAGAAAAATATGCCAATAATCGTAAAGGGAATGAAATGGTGTATGGAGAAGACTGGGAAATGATAGGCGGACAAGCTTATTTTTATCGTGTATGGAATCCATTTGATGAGATGTTGAATAAAAGCACATTCCAACAAAATCATAATGTTTCAGTCTCAGGCACAAGTAATAAGACCACCTATAATATTTCTATGGGCTATTCTACTCAGGATGGTTGGTTAAAGCAGGCAAAAGAAAATGATTATAGCAAATTGAATGGTAGTCTTTCCTTGAATACGGATGTTACAAATTGGCTGAATTTGGGTGTAAAGGTTATGCTGGTTGATACAAAAACTAAGTATCCGTATGCATATCAGAATTACTATCAATATTTTATGCGTTGGGGTGCTTACTTCCCATTTGGTACTTATGAAGGAAAAGAATTCCGTCATAGTGCAGGATTCTTAAGACAAGCTAATACTTGTGAAAAAGGAGATATCCTGAACCGTTATTCTGTAAATGCTACGGCAAAGATTATTGATGGTTTAACTTTTAAAACCGACTTTACTTATGGTACTAAACGTTATTCTGATCATCAGACGGGTGGTACTACAATGGCATATAACTTCTGGACTAATGGGAATCCATATTCTTATATCAATGCACCAGGAGGAAGTACTGATGAAACTAATTTTACAGAAATAACTGAAGATAACTGGGCTTTTAATGGCTATTTTACTTATGACAAAATGTTTGTAAAAAAGCATACAATCAAATTAATGGCCGGTACTAATGCTGAATATACTTCATACAAGAAAGTATACGCACAGGGAAAGCAATTGATGTCATCTGATTTTGGCCAGATAGGATTAACCTCTGGTTTGAAAGATGCTAATAGTGCTTCTCGTGAGACTGCTGTTGCAGGCTTTTTCTTCCGGGGGAATTATGACTATAAAGGCAAGTTTTTATTTGAAGTGAATGGCCGCTATGATGGATCTTCTCGCTTCCCTACTAAAGATCAATGGGGCTTTTTCCCTTCTGCATCTGTAGGCTATCGTATCTCTGAAGAATCTTTTATGGATCCAGTTAAACCTTATTTGTCTAATTTAAAACTTCGTGCTTCTTATGGATCAATAGGTAATCAGGATGTTGGTAGTTCAACTGAACTTGGTGATATTTACCAATTCCTTCCAGTTATGACTACTGGTAGTGCCTATTGGATTGAAAATGGGAAAAAAGTCTCAACCGTAGGAAATCCTCGTGCCATTGCTAGTTCTTTAACTTGGGAAACTATTACCACTGCTGATCTTGGGATTGATGCCCGTTTCTTTAATGATGAGCTGGGTGTTAGTGCTGATTGGTTCCAACGCACTACAAGCGATATGTTGGCACCTGGTAAAACTTTGCCGGATGTATTTGGTACTACAATGCCTAAAATGAATGCAGGTACAATGAGAACCCGTGGTTGGGAAATAGCTTTGGACTTTAATCATAGATTCAATAAAGACTTAAGTATTTATGCAACAGCAAGTTTGTCCGATTATAAGAGCGAATTAACTAAATATGATAATGATACAAAAATTCTGAACTCTAATTATAAAGGAAAAGAAATTGGAGAAATATGGGGATTTGTAACTGATCGTTATTGGAATTCGAATGATAGTCGTGCAGATATTGTGGCATATCAAGGAAAGCTTGAAAAAGGTAATTTTCAATATGGTGCAGGAGATATTAAATATGCCGATTTAAACGGAAATGGATTTCTGGATTGGGGAAAATCAACATTGGATGATCATGGAGATTTGAAGAGAATTGGTAATTCTACTCCAAGATATCAATATGCATTCAAATTAGGTGCTCAATACAAAGACTTTGATTTTGAAGTTACTCTTCAAGGTGTGGCTAAGCGTGATTTATGGTTACCTGGAGATGTTTATATTCCATACTATAGTCGTGCTGATGTTTTGTGGAATCATCAATTGGACTACTGGACAGAAGATAACCAAAATACTTTTTATCCAAGATTATATCCAGGCAATAGTGGTACAGGTAATGTTAGTGGTGTTGAATCAGGGATAAACAACTTTTATCCTCAGTCTAAATATCTTGTAAATGCAGCTTATTTAAGATTGAAGAACTTAACATTCGGTTATACACTTCCTAGTGCATTATCTAAGAAGGTTTATATGCAAAAGTTTAGAATATATGTTAGTGGTCAAAATTTGCTAACATTTGATAATATGGGTGCATTACCTCTTGATCCAGAAATTAATACGGGTGAAGGTCTTACTTCTGGGGGATATGGTCGTACAGCTCCTTTTTCACGAACCTACTCTTTTGGTATTCAAGCAACTTTTTAA
- a CDS encoding RagB/SusD family nutrient uptake outer membrane protein: MKTRYILTLAATAFMTVGCSDFLDRQPLDQFTDDNLWTSENNVSVFAFSLYNQFEGYGNGNSTKGFYFKQFNDDMVSESFSDFNKNAPASASTYTFDKTINQDVYTGTWAWDAIRKANVLLERVPKVPMSDAAKAHWTGVARFFRAYEYFNKVKNYGDVPWVNKSLDINNGDILYKARDPRTLVMDSVLADLNYACANMYANQGDDRVNRNVALALKSRVCLFEGTFRKYHKIADYEKYLQAAKESSLELINSTYKLCDNYRSIYNSLDLSKNSEIIMYKSYQTGVITHGMSGFLTSSTTIAGLNKGAVESYVCKDGLPISQSSLYKGDRNISNVLSDRDGRLGQTIDNGLCYVNHTYKGTTSTTGYKSFKFVNEDLSSADRLAPNNPTDAPLFWLSEIYLNYAEACVELGTLNQSDLDISINKLRARAGVAPLKVVGGLPYSGTNGDVAINDPKRDSDVSPMIWEIRRERRVELMMDGFRYDDLMRWAKGKYLDTIYNPELFVGANIKDTDPNPSTKIIVNAEGYIVSYNKSRTFDENKHYYLPIPTGQITLNPNLTQNPGWGN, encoded by the coding sequence ATGAAGACAAGATATATTTTAACTCTTGCGGCTACAGCATTTATGACTGTGGGCTGCTCTGATTTCTTGGATAGACAGCCATTAGATCAATTTACTGATGATAATTTATGGACTTCTGAGAATAACGTTAGTGTTTTTGCTTTTAGCCTATATAATCAATTTGAAGGATATGGCAATGGCAATTCAACTAAAGGATTTTACTTTAAGCAGTTTAATGACGATATGGTCTCTGAAAGCTTTTCGGATTTTAATAAAAATGCACCTGCATCTGCAAGTACTTATACGTTTGATAAGACTATTAATCAAGATGTGTATACAGGGACCTGGGCTTGGGATGCTATTCGTAAAGCTAATGTCTTATTGGAGAGAGTGCCAAAAGTGCCAATGTCTGACGCTGCTAAGGCTCATTGGACTGGAGTTGCACGATTCTTCAGAGCATACGAATACTTTAATAAAGTAAAGAACTATGGAGATGTTCCATGGGTAAATAAGTCTTTAGATATCAATAATGGTGATATTCTTTATAAAGCTCGTGATCCAAGAACTCTTGTAATGGATAGTGTATTAGCTGATCTTAATTATGCATGTGCTAACATGTATGCAAATCAAGGAGATGATCGTGTTAATAGAAATGTTGCTCTAGCATTAAAATCAAGAGTCTGTTTATTCGAAGGAACATTTAGGAAATATCATAAAATTGCTGATTATGAAAAGTATCTTCAGGCTGCAAAAGAATCTTCTCTTGAATTGATTAATAGCACTTATAAGCTTTGTGATAATTACCGTTCTATTTATAATTCTCTAGATTTATCTAAAAACTCAGAAATTATAATGTATAAATCATATCAGACAGGCGTAATAACACATGGAATGAGTGGATTCTTGACAAGTTCTACTACTATTGCCGGATTGAATAAGGGGGCTGTTGAATCTTATGTTTGTAAAGATGGTCTACCTATTTCTCAGTCATCGTTATATAAAGGAGATAGAAACATATCTAATGTACTTTCTGATCGTGACGGTCGCTTAGGCCAGACCATTGATAATGGTTTATGCTATGTAAATCACACATACAAAGGAACTACATCTACAACTGGCTATAAGAGTTTTAAATTCGTGAATGAGGACTTAAGCAGTGCAGATCGATTAGCTCCGAATAATCCAACGGACGCACCTTTATTTTGGTTATCAGAAATCTATTTGAATTATGCTGAGGCATGTGTAGAATTAGGTACTCTAAATCAATCAGATTTGGATATCTCAATTAATAAGCTGAGAGCTCGTGCTGGTGTTGCTCCGTTAAAAGTTGTAGGAGGACTACCATATTCAGGCACAAATGGTGATGTAGCGATTAACGATCCAAAACGTGATTCAGACGTTAGTCCTATGATTTGGGAAATTAGACGTGAAAGACGAGTTGAATTAATGATGGATGGATTTCGTTATGATGATTTAATGCGTTGGGCAAAAGGTAAGTATCTTGATACTATCTATAATCCTGAATTGTTTGTAGGAGCTAATATTAAAGATACAGATCCTAATCCTAGTACTAAAATAATCGTAAATGCTGAAGGTTATATTGTTTCATACAACAAATCTCGTACATTTGATGAGAATAAGCATTATTATTTGCCAATTCCAACAGGACAAATTACACTGAATCCTAATCTAACACAGAATCCAGGATGGGGTAATTGA
- a CDS encoding sodium:solute symporter, which yields MSPVLVLSTIFCYFAILFAISYIAGRKADNQGFFVGNRKSRWYIVAFAMIGSSISGVTFVSVPGMVAVSNFSYLQMALGFLTGQFIIAFLLIPLFYKMNLVSIYEYLDNRFGVSTHKTGAWFFFISKMLGAAVRLFLVCVVLQLLVFEPLHLSFLLNVIFTVFLVWLYTFRGGVKALIWTDSLKTLCLVGSVLFCIYNIASDLNLSFDGMVGAIIDHDYSKTFFFDDVNDKRYFFKQFLAGIFTMIAMTGLDQDMMQRNLSCKNFKDSQKNMITSGIFQVVIILLFLMLGVLLYIYAAKSGIAIPKKSDELFPLIATHGYFPKIVGVLFIVGLISAAYSAAGSALTALTTSFTVDILGSTKHKTDLEVVKVRKQVHVMMSVVMGLVIIVINLLNNTSVIDAVYILASYTYGPILGMFAFGICTKKQVRDKYVPLVVLISPILCFVLQKNSQVWFNGYTFSYELLIFNALFTFIGLTLIMNKQK from the coding sequence ATGAGTCCAGTTCTAGTCCTATCAACTATTTTTTGTTATTTTGCTATTCTGTTTGCTATATCGTATATTGCAGGAAGAAAGGCTGATAATCAAGGTTTCTTTGTTGGAAACCGGAAGTCTCGTTGGTATATAGTTGCTTTTGCCATGATAGGCTCTAGCATATCAGGAGTAACTTTTGTTTCTGTTCCAGGTATGGTGGCCGTAAGCAATTTCTCTTATCTTCAGATGGCTCTTGGCTTTTTGACTGGACAGTTTATTATAGCTTTTTTATTGATTCCTCTCTTTTATAAAATGAATCTGGTTTCTATTTACGAGTACCTTGATAATCGTTTTGGCGTTTCTACACATAAAACAGGTGCATGGTTCTTTTTTATTTCAAAAATGCTGGGTGCAGCAGTCCGCCTTTTTCTTGTTTGTGTGGTTCTACAATTACTGGTTTTTGAACCATTACATCTTTCTTTTTTATTAAACGTAATTTTTACCGTTTTTCTGGTATGGCTTTATACTTTTCGTGGAGGTGTTAAAGCTTTGATATGGACAGACTCTTTGAAAACTCTCTGTTTGGTTGGTTCTGTCCTTTTTTGTATTTATAATATAGCTTCCGACTTGAATCTCTCTTTCGATGGGATGGTTGGTGCTATTATTGATCATGATTATTCAAAGACTTTTTTCTTTGATGATGTTAATGATAAAAGATATTTTTTTAAACAGTTTCTTGCAGGTATATTCACAATGATTGCTATGACCGGTCTTGACCAGGACATGATGCAACGGAATTTGAGTTGCAAGAATTTTAAAGATTCTCAGAAGAATATGATTACCAGTGGTATTTTCCAGGTAGTAATTATTTTATTGTTTTTAATGCTGGGTGTACTTTTATATATATATGCTGCAAAATCTGGGATTGCAATTCCTAAAAAGAGTGACGAACTTTTCCCACTAATTGCTACTCATGGCTATTTTCCCAAAATTGTAGGTGTTTTATTTATTGTTGGATTAATTTCTGCAGCTTACTCAGCTGCAGGTTCAGCACTGACAGCTTTAACTACTTCCTTTACAGTAGATATACTGGGAAGTACAAAGCATAAGACGGATTTAGAAGTTGTAAAAGTTCGTAAGCAGGTTCATGTAATGATGTCTGTAGTAATGGGATTGGTTATCATTGTGATAAACTTATTGAATAACACAAGCGTAATTGATGCTGTATATATTTTGGCAAGCTATACTTATGGCCCAATTCTTGGAATGTTTGCATTTGGTATTTGCACAAAAAAGCAGGTTCGTGATAAATATGTTCCTTTGGTTGTCCTTATCTCACCAATACTTTGTTTTGTTCTTCAAAAGAATTCACAAGTTTGGTTTAATGGGTATACTTTTAGCTATGAATTACTTATCTTTAATGCCTTATTTACTTTTATTGGCCTTACTTTGATAATGAATAAACAAAAATAG
- a CDS encoding xanthan lyase translates to MKPIRVFVLSLLFPVFFSQVAEAQELSKEVRLTIGSYLTQVSKKTISVGPIYIDSFAINKKKLELYANMNCSYIPFREDNVAEIYRYIRQQLPPEFVNYEVTLITDKHPIEDLIPLALRSKKDKKANTFVNDIDKPLITRISVPYRPTKGLLNRHIAMWQSHGYYYESKLTRWEWQRARIFQTVEDLYTQSYVLPFLVPMLENAGANVLLPRERDTNTTEIIIDNDGSLSASSRYIEKITDKKWNDGAGPGFAQKKDFYINNDNPFHDGTFRLIETIKKGKESTAEWIPDIPKAGTYAVYVSYKSVENSTDDALYTVYHKGGTTQFKINQTMGGGTWIYLGHFSFDAGRNYDSRIVLTNKSSKTGKVVTADAIKIGGGFGNIARRIADSGTTENVKSSDTKAQEEIKLLPKVDYPYETSGYPRYTEGARYWLQWAGFPEDVYSPSKGVNDYTDDYKSRGLWVNYLAGGSSVDPKAEGLNIPIDLSFAFHTDAGTTMNDSIIGSLGIFCTNTDDAKYTNGVSRYAARDLTDLVQSKIVNDIRSLYEPNWSRRGMWNQSYYEARVPKVPAMLLELLSHQNFADMRYGLDPRFRFTVSRAIYKGILQFVSSQYKQKYVVQPLPIDHFNIHFVNTDEVELNWKPVMDPLEPTAVANKYVVYTRIDDGEFDNGVVVNTNSYRVSQNEGQIYSYKVTALNDGGESFSSEILSASRVTKEKGMVLVVNSFDRISAPADFVADSIAGFYDVLDHGVPYKQDYSYIGSQTEFRRNIPWMDDDAAGFGASRANYEKMVIAGNTFDYSFVHGKAITNAGYSFVSCSDEAVMDENADLKEFKFVDLILGKERETEMGRGGQCPNEFKTFPDKLQSAIKEYCEADGNIFISGAFVGSDLWDNKASRQEDRNFAMNTLKYKWRTGQAAITGKVKSVASPFVMFSGNYDYYNELNAESYAVESPDGIEPAAKDSYTVFRYSENNLSAGVAYKGKYKTCILGFPFESVKKEEERNQLMKSVLFFFSKTE, encoded by the coding sequence ATGAAACCTATTCGTGTTTTTGTATTAAGCTTGTTATTTCCTGTTTTTTTTAGTCAGGTCGCTGAAGCTCAGGAACTTTCTAAAGAGGTGCGCTTAACAATTGGTTCGTACTTGACTCAAGTTTCAAAGAAGACCATATCTGTAGGACCAATTTATATTGATTCATTTGCAATAAACAAGAAAAAGTTGGAATTGTATGCTAATATGAATTGTTCTTATATTCCTTTCAGGGAAGACAATGTAGCCGAAATATATAGGTATATCCGTCAACAACTCCCCCCCGAATTTGTAAATTATGAAGTGACATTGATTACTGATAAGCACCCGATAGAAGATCTTATTCCTCTTGCATTACGAAGTAAGAAAGATAAAAAAGCGAATACTTTTGTAAATGACATTGATAAGCCTTTGATCACTCGAATTTCAGTACCTTACAGACCAACAAAAGGTCTTTTGAACAGACACATTGCCATGTGGCAAAGTCACGGGTATTATTATGAGTCAAAGTTAACACGATGGGAGTGGCAACGGGCCCGTATTTTTCAGACAGTGGAGGATTTATATACACAAAGCTATGTTTTACCGTTTTTAGTACCAATGCTTGAAAATGCCGGTGCTAATGTACTTTTGCCTCGTGAACGTGATACAAATACAACAGAAATTATTATTGATAATGATGGTTCTTTAAGTGCAAGTTCTCGTTATATTGAAAAGATTACTGATAAAAAATGGAATGATGGTGCTGGTCCTGGTTTTGCTCAGAAAAAGGACTTTTACATAAACAATGATAATCCTTTTCATGATGGAACATTCCGTTTAATAGAAACAATTAAGAAAGGGAAAGAGAGTACGGCGGAGTGGATCCCGGATATTCCTAAAGCTGGTACATATGCTGTTTATGTTTCTTATAAAAGTGTAGAAAATAGTACTGATGATGCTTTGTATACTGTATATCATAAAGGAGGTACTACTCAGTTTAAGATTAATCAGACAATGGGCGGAGGTACATGGATTTATTTAGGACATTTCAGCTTTGATGCTGGCAGAAATTATGATTCCAGAATTGTACTTACTAACAAATCGTCTAAGACTGGAAAAGTTGTTACGGCTGATGCCATAAAGATTGGTGGTGGTTTTGGAAATATTGCTCGTCGTATTGCCGATAGTGGCACCACTGAAAATGTAAAGAGCTCAGACACTAAAGCGCAGGAAGAAATAAAGCTATTGCCTAAAGTTGACTACCCTTACGAGACGAGCGGATATCCTCGTTATACTGAAGGAGCACGTTATTGGCTACAATGGGCTGGTTTTCCTGAAGATGTATACTCTCCAAGTAAAGGGGTGAATGATTATACAGATGATTATAAATCGAGAGGTCTTTGGGTTAATTATTTAGCAGGAGGATCGAGTGTAGATCCGAAGGCAGAAGGTTTGAATATCCCAATTGATTTATCTTTTGCTTTCCATACCGATGCTGGAACAACGATGAATGACTCAATTATAGGATCTTTAGGTATTTTCTGTACTAATACTGATGATGCTAAATATACAAATGGCGTTTCCAGATATGCTGCCAGAGATTTAACGGACCTTGTACAGTCTAAAATAGTGAATGACATTCGTTCATTATATGAACCTAATTGGTCGCGTCGTGGAATGTGGAACCAGTCTTATTATGAAGCACGTGTTCCTAAGGTTCCTGCAATGCTGCTGGAGCTCCTGTCTCATCAGAATTTTGCTGATATGCGCTATGGATTGGATCCGAGATTCCGTTTTACAGTAAGTCGTGCTATTTACAAAGGAATACTTCAATTTGTCTCTTCACAATATAAGCAGAAATATGTTGTTCAGCCATTGCCAATAGACCATTTTAATATTCACTTTGTTAATACAGATGAAGTTGAGCTAAATTGGAAGCCAGTTATGGACCCACTGGAACCAACTGCTGTAGCAAATAAGTATGTTGTTTATACACGCATTGATGACGGAGAATTTGATAATGGTGTTGTTGTAAATACAAATAGCTATCGCGTATCACAAAATGAAGGTCAGATATATAGTTATAAGGTTACTGCATTAAATGATGGTGGTGAAAGTTTCTCTTCTGAAATTCTTTCAGCCAGTAGAGTGACAAAAGAGAAGGGGATGGTTCTGGTAGTGAACAGCTTTGATAGAATTAGTGCTCCGGCTGACTTTGTGGCTGATAGTATTGCAGGGTTTTATGATGTGCTTGATCATGGAGTTCCTTACAAACAAGACTATAGTTATATTGGAAGTCAGACGGAATTCCGACGTAATATTCCATGGATGGATGATGATGCTGCAGGTTTTGGAGCTAGTCGTGCAAATTATGAAAAAATGGTTATTGCTGGCAATACTTTCGATTATTCTTTTGTTCATGGAAAAGCAATAACTAATGCAGGATACTCTTTTGTTTCTTGTAGTGACGAAGCTGTAATGGATGAGAACGCAGATCTGAAAGAATTTAAATTTGTAGATCTAATCTTGGGGAAAGAACGTGAAACAGAGATGGGACGTGGAGGCCAATGTCCAAATGAATTTAAAACATTCCCTGATAAATTGCAGTCTGCAATTAAAGAATATTGCGAAGCAGATGGTAATATCTTTATTTCCGGTGCATTTGTCGGATCGGATTTGTGGGATAATAAAGCATCCCGACAGGAGGATCGGAATTTTGCGATGAATACATTGAAATATAAATGGCGTACCGGACAGGCTGCTATAACAGGTAAAGTTAAAAGTGTAGCATCTCCTTTTGTGATGTTTTCTGGTAATTATGACTATTACAATGAGCTAAATGCTGAATCATATGCCGTAGAATCTCCTGATGGAATAGAGCCGGCAGCAAAAGATTCGTATACAGTATTTAGGTATTCTGAAAATAATTTGAGTGCAGGTGTTGCTTACAAGGGAAAATATAAAACTTGCATACTTGGTTTTCCTTTTGAATCTGTTAAGAAAGAAGAAGAGAGAAACCAGTTAATGAAGTCAGTGTTATTTTTCTTTTCAAAAACTGAATGA